One genomic segment of Candidatus Binatus sp. includes these proteins:
- a CDS encoding limonene-1,2-epoxide hydrolase family protein has protein sequence MATDAEKVVTDFCNAWPRKNIDELLGFFTEDAVYHNIPTEPARGKAAIRATINTFLPGAKSIEFKILKCASNGNVVFNERLDMFDLGAKKITLPVTGVFEVSGGKISAWRDYFDMAMYTKQMA, from the coding sequence ATGGCTACCGATGCTGAAAAAGTTGTGACCGACTTTTGCAATGCCTGGCCGCGCAAGAACATCGACGAGTTGCTCGGCTTCTTCACCGAGGACGCCGTCTATCACAACATCCCGACCGAGCCGGCGCGCGGCAAAGCCGCAATCCGCGCCACCATCAACACGTTTCTGCCAGGCGCCAAATCGATCGAGTTCAAGATTCTGAAATGCGCCTCGAACGGAAATGTGGTTTTCAACGAGCGCCTCGATATGTTCGATTTGGGCGCCAAGAAAATCACGCTCCCGGTGACCGGCGTGTTCGAGGTTAGCGGCGGCAAAATCAGCGCGTGGCGCGACTATTTCGACATGGCGATGTACACCAAGCAGATGGCGTAA
- a CDS encoding AAA-associated domain-containing protein, with translation MPSAAITPVPDCGMTWVFGLLELLDDRGGREDGYKIARDLNFKFGDLLKVMKAAEILGFVSTPVGDVVLEPLGRAVLDAAMNQRKIIVRERLKQHGLFSYFIRLLHGQEDRSLSKEIVLEHLAMLLPTEKPERQFSTIVNWGRFAELFGYNKDEDRFYLDNE, from the coding sequence ATGCCGTCGGCTGCGATAACTCCAGTCCCCGATTGCGGCATGACGTGGGTCTTCGGCCTGCTCGAATTGCTCGACGATCGCGGCGGCCGCGAGGACGGCTACAAAATCGCGCGCGACCTCAATTTCAAGTTCGGTGATTTGCTCAAGGTGATGAAGGCCGCCGAGATCCTCGGCTTCGTTTCCACTCCCGTCGGCGACGTCGTCCTCGAACCGCTCGGCCGCGCAGTCCTTGACGCCGCCATGAATCAGCGCAAGATCATCGTGCGCGAACGGTTGAAGCAGCACGGACTGTTCAGTTACTTCATTAGATTGCTGCACGGGCAGGAGGATCGATCGCTCAGCAAGGAAATCGTGCTCGAGCATCTCGCGATGCTGCTGCCGACCGAAAAGCCCGAGCGCCAATTCTCGACCATCGTGAACTGGGGTCGCTTTGCCGAGCTGTTCGGCTATAACAAGGATGAGGATCGCTTTTACCTCGACAACGAATAG
- a CDS encoding ABC transporter ATP-binding protein has protein sequence MALLELKHVSKSFAHAKGTLEVLRDITLDIEEGEFIAIVGPSGCGKSTLLRIINGIVPQTSGQVLYKGKQVDGINLECALVFQSFALMPWLSVKANVELGLEAQGLSLVEREKRASIYIDKVGLDGFEEAYPRELSGGMKQRVGFARALAVEPKVLLMDEPFSALDALTAITLREEMLDIWQSPDMPVKNIILVTHIIEEAIELADRIIVLASGPGRLAGDLKVDLPRPRDRRAESFNLWTDKVFSLIEERG, from the coding sequence ATGGCGTTGCTCGAACTCAAACACGTCTCGAAAAGCTTCGCCCACGCCAAGGGCACGCTCGAGGTGCTACGCGACATCACACTCGACATCGAGGAGGGCGAGTTCATCGCGATCGTCGGTCCGTCTGGATGCGGCAAATCGACGCTGCTGCGCATCATCAACGGCATCGTGCCGCAAACCTCGGGGCAGGTGCTCTACAAGGGCAAGCAGGTCGATGGAATCAATCTCGAGTGCGCGCTGGTCTTCCAGTCGTTCGCCCTGATGCCGTGGTTGTCGGTCAAGGCCAATGTCGAACTCGGACTCGAAGCGCAGGGATTGTCGCTCGTGGAGCGTGAGAAACGCGCGAGCATCTATATCGATAAAGTCGGCCTCGACGGATTCGAGGAGGCGTACCCGCGCGAACTATCCGGCGGGATGAAGCAACGCGTCGGATTCGCGCGCGCGCTCGCAGTCGAGCCCAAGGTGCTGCTGATGGACGAACCGTTCTCCGCGCTCGACGCCCTGACGGCGATCACACTGCGCGAAGAAATGCTCGACATCTGGCAATCGCCCGACATGCCGGTGAAGAATATCATCCTCGTCACCCACATTATCGAGGAGGCAATCGAACTCGCCGATCGCATCATCGTGCTCGCCTCGGGACCTGGCCGCCTCGCCGGTGACTTGAAGGTGGATTTGCCGCGCCCGCGCGATCGCCGCGCCGAGAGTTTCAACCTCTGGACCGACAAGGTCTTCTCGCTGATCGAGGAGCGTGGATAA